One region of Solanum pennellii chromosome 6, SPENNV200 genomic DNA includes:
- the LOC107023426 gene encoding DNA-directed RNA polymerases I and III subunit RPAC2-like: protein MEHGSFEDQSKATFSLTDEDHTLANAVRFTLNQDPRVTFCGYSIPHPSDARVNIRVQTTGDPAREVFNDSCQDLMLICEHVRGTFDQAVLKFKTGKGLSAMDIKK from the exons ATGGAGCACGGTTCATTTGAAGATCAGTCAAAAGCAACATTCTCGCTGACAGATGAGGATCATACACTGGCAAATGCTGTTAGATTCACTCTAAATCAAGA TCCCAGAGTAACATTTTGTGGTTACAGCATTCCACATCCCTCTGATGCTCGAGTGAATATAAGAGTTCAGACTACTG GGGATCCAGCAAGGGAGGTATTCAATGATTCATGTCAGGATCTTATGCTTATCTGCGAACATGTTAGAGGCACATTTGATCAGGCTGTTTTAAAGTTTAAAACCGGAAAAGGTCTGAGTGCTATGGATAtcaagaaatga